The sequence CGCGCCGAGGGCCACCACCAGGTCGCCCGTCACCTGTCTGCTGCCCTCCGCGCACTTCGCGACGATCTCGTACGTCCCCGGCTGCGCGCTCGGCGGCACCTGGAACTGTCCGATCGCCTCGCCCTGGTGCGTGGTGGGCGCCAGGGTGAAGACGCCGGCGCCGACCGCGCCCGCGTCCCCGGTCGCGCCGCTCTTGTCCCCGCAGGCGGCGGTGTTCACCGTGACCTGTCCGCCGGGGATCGCGGTGGACGGGTACACCTCCAGGCTGCCCGTGGGGGCGCGCATGGGGCGCGCGGCCGCCGTGCCGCCGTAGGCGGGCGCGGCGGCGAGCGCTGCCGTTCCCACGGCGAGCGCGGTACCGGTCAGCAGACGGGCGGTGCGTCGCATGGTGCTCCCCAGAGCTTGTCGAGCTTGTCCGACTGGTGTGTCCCCTGCCCTTCCGAGGTAAAGGGCTCGCGCCGGGATCCGCTTGCCGAGAGATCGGCCGGACTGCGGTGAACGGGTGGCGGGCGCGGCGGCCATACGGCTGAGCCGTGGCGGAGTCGGGGCAGGTCAGGGGTGGTGTGCCGGGGAGCACGAGAAGAAAGTACGAAGAACACACGAATGGAGCGACGAGGGGCCGTTGAACGGGTGACCGGCCGGGTGACGGGCCGGATGACGGGCCGGGTGACGGGCCGTCATACGGGCCCGGGGGTGCGCCCCCGGGCCCGTACCGCCGACCGATCAGGTCAGTTCACGTCGACACGTCGACCGGCGTCCGCTCAGTTCACGTTGACCGCGCTCCACGCCGCCGCCACCGCGTTGTACTCCGCGCTGCCCGCGCCGTAGAGGTCCTTCGCCGCGTTGAGGGTGGCCGTGCGGGCGCCCGCGTAGTTGGTGGAGGACGTCATGTAGACCGTCAGCGCCCGGTACCAGATCTTGCCGACCTTGTCGTGGCCGATCCCGGTGACCGTCGAGCCGTTGTACGTGGGCGAGTTGTAGCTCACGCCGTTGATGGTCTTGGCGCCGCTGCCCTCCGCGAGGAGGTAGGCGAAGTGGTTGGCGACGCCGGAGGAGTAGTGGACGTCGAGGTTGCCGACCGAGCTGCTCCAGTAGTCGGCCGAACTGCCGTCCCTGGAGGGCTTGTCCATGTAACGCAGCGCGGTCCCCCCGAAGCCGGAGCGGACGATCTGCTCGCCGATGAGGTAGTCACCGGGATCCGAGGGATTGTTCGCGTACCACTCGACCATGGTGCCGAGGATGTCGGAGGTGGCCTCGTTCAGGCCCCCGGACTCGCCCGAGTAGGTCAGACCGGCCGTCTTGGAGGTGACGCCGTGCGACATCTCGTGTCCCGCGACGTCGAGGGCGACCAGCGGTCCGAAGGTGGTCCCGTCACCGTCGCCGTACGTCATGCAGAAGCAACTGTCGTCCCAGAAGGCGTTGTTGTAGTTGCTGCCGTAGTGGACGCGGTTGTACGAGCCCTTGCCGTCGCCCGCGATGCCGTTGCGGCCGTGGACGTTCTTGTAGTAGTCCCAGGTCTCGTCGGTGCCGTACTGGGCGTCGACCGCGGCCGAGGAGCGGTCGGCGGTGGCGCCCGTGCCCCAGTGGTTGTCGGTGTCCGTGAACACGGTCGAGGGCGCCCGGCTGATGCAGATGCCGAAGATGCACAGATCGGTCTTGTTCGCGGCGTCCCCGGTGTAGGTGTTGCCCCGGGTCGGGTCCTTGAGCTGGTACGACGATCCCGACTGGGTCGTCTCCAGCGGCACCGTCCCGCTGTACAGCGACCGGCCGTCACCGGTGGCGGTCTCGATGCTGTCCCAGGCGTCGATCCGGGCGCCGGTGCGGGCGTCGGTCAGCACGGTGCGCGCGACCGGGTTGCCGAGCGGGTCGAGACCGACCGCGTTCGTCCGCCAGGCGAGCCGGGGCGTGCCGTGCAGCGCGTCCACGATCAGCTGCGGCTTGGCCTTGACCTGCCGCAGCCGCTGCCCGGGGTTGGCCGCGCGCAGCGCGTTCGCCGCGAGGTCGGCGGCCTTGGGCGCGGCCACCCCGGGCGTGGTGGAGGGCAGCGCGATCGGGGCGCGGGCGGCCCGGTCGGCGCCCCGGTAGCCGCCGTCGGGGTCCAGATGGACGACGAAGTCGCCGCCCAGTACGGGGAGGCGGTGATAGGTGCGGTCGTAGCGGACGTGCTGGCTGCCGTCCTTGTCCACGATCACGTCCCGGACGCTCGTGGCCTGCGCGGAGTCGAGCCCCAGGCTCGACGCGTGCGCGAGCAGCGCCGACGCCGCGTGCCGCACGGCGGTGGCCCGGGTGGGTCCGGCCGTGGCGTGGGCGGCGGGGGAGAGGGTGGCGGCCAGCAGGGTCGCGCCGCTGACGGCGACACCGGCGGTGGCGAGACGACGGGATCCTCGGACGTGCTGCCGTATTCGGCTCATCTGTCTCCTCGGAAAGGGCGCCATCCAGGCATGGGGGGATGGCGCTGGACGCCCCTGAGATTTAAGTGGGCATGACAACGCGTGTCCATAGGGAACTCACAGGAAGGGGAGAAGGAGGCCCTGCCCGGCCTGTTTCAACTCCTCCCCGGCTACTGCCGGTTGAGGGAACGGGTGACGCCCGCCGCGATCGTCGTCGCCAGCACCCAGCCCATCGCGACCAGCAGGTACGACAGCCACTGGAAGCCGCCGCGCGGGGCGTACGCGGATTCCTGGCCGAAGTCGATGATCGGGAGGAGCAGGTCCAGGGTGTAGAAGAGCGGATTGAAGGCGGGGGCCTCGGACGGCTTGAGGGCGGGCGGGTGGTGCAGGGCGAAGGCGAGGGTGCCCGAGCACAGCAGCAGGAGCAGCCAGAGCGCGGCGCGCATCGGGCGGAAGCCGTAGCCGACGGCGGCGTCCTGGAGATGGCCCCACAGCCGGGCGTACGCCGGCAGGGTGCGGCGGTGCCGGCGCAGC is a genomic window of Streptomyces sp. WP-1 containing:
- a CDS encoding M4 family metallopeptidase, translated to MSRIRQHVRGSRRLATAGVAVSGATLLAATLSPAAHATAGPTRATAVRHAASALLAHASSLGLDSAQATSVRDVIVDKDGSQHVRYDRTYHRLPVLGGDFVVHLDPDGGYRGADRAARAPIALPSTTPGVAAPKAADLAANALRAANPGQRLRQVKAKPQLIVDALHGTPRLAWRTNAVGLDPLGNPVARTVLTDARTGARIDAWDSIETATGDGRSLYSGTVPLETTQSGSSYQLKDPTRGNTYTGDAANKTDLCIFGICISRAPSTVFTDTDNHWGTGATADRSSAAVDAQYGTDETWDYYKNVHGRNGIAGDGKGSYNRVHYGSNYNNAFWDDSCFCMTYGDGDGTTFGPLVALDVAGHEMSHGVTSKTAGLTYSGESGGLNEATSDILGTMVEWYANNPSDPGDYLIGEQIVRSGFGGTALRYMDKPSRDGSSADYWSSSVGNLDVHYSSGVANHFAYLLAEGSGAKTINGVSYNSPTYNGSTVTGIGHDKVGKIWYRALTVYMTSSTNYAGARTATLNAAKDLYGAGSAEYNAVAAAWSAVNVN